One genomic region from Uloborus diversus isolate 005 chromosome 2, Udiv.v.3.1, whole genome shotgun sequence encodes:
- the LOC129216312 gene encoding dynein axonemal light chain 1-like, with product MGKGIAMKEALKKWSEKMGESPAEAKVVKVNGWIPPIDKLDASLGTLSNCEKLSLSTNMIDKLTNLNALSKIKILSVGRNNLKSLNGVEAVAETLEELWASYNSVDKLKPVSNLKNLRVFHLANNTLKDINELKNLADLKNLGDLVLKGCALETILGENYRTKVSEVLPQLKKLDGVAFGGQAGPDEEETTDE from the coding sequence ATGGGAAAAGGCATAGCAATGAAGGAAGCTTTGAAGAAATGGTCTGAGAAAATGGGAGAATCTCCTGCGGAGGCGAAAGTGGTAAAAGTCAATGGTTGGATTCCTCCTATTGATAAACTAGATGCTTCTTTAGGCACTTTAAGCAACTGTGAAAAACTATCTCTTTCAACGAACATGATAGACAAATTAACTAATCTGAATGCCttgagcaaaattaaaattttatccgTTGGTAGAAATAACTTGAAGTCGCTGAATGGGGTTGAAGCTGTTGCCGAGACGTTAGAAGAACTTTGGGCTTCATATAACAGCGTTGACAAATTGAAACCTGTTTCAAACTTAAAGAATCTTCGTGTTTTCCATTTGGCTAACAATACACTAAAAGACATCAATGAACTTAAAAACTTAGCAGATCTGAAGAATTTGGGGGACTTAGTATTGAAAGGTTGTGCTCTAGAGACCATTCTTGGTGAAAACTACAGAACCAAAGTTTCAGAAGTTTTGCCACAGCTGAAAAAGTTAGATGGAGTTGCTTTCGGAGGCCAAGCGGGACCAGATGAAGAGGAGACCACTGATGAATAA